Proteins encoded by one window of Salvia splendens isolate huo1 chromosome 14, SspV2, whole genome shotgun sequence:
- the LOC121764984 gene encoding putative calcium-binding protein CML23, with protein sequence MEKYARVFNRFDSNGYGKVCPAELQRCVAAIVGEMTEEEAAAVVALMDSDGDGLLSLEDLMRVVEDAAEEEKASDLREAFKMYEMEGSGCITPSSLRRMLSRLGERRSVDQCGDMIAAYDLNADGVLTFDEFKVMMASSPSAAA encoded by the coding sequence ATGGAAAAATACGCGCGAGTTTTCAACCGATTCGATTCGAACGGGTACGGCAAGGTGTGCCCGGCGGAGCTGCAGCGGTGCGTGGCAGCGATAGTCGGGGAGATgacggaggaggaggcggcggcggtggtggcgctGATGGACTCGGACGGCGACGGATTGCTGAGCCTGGAGGATCTGATGAGAGTGGTGGAGGatgcggcggaggaggagaaggCGAGCGATCTGAGGGAGGCGTTTAAGATGTACGAGATGGAAGGGAGCGGCTGCATTACGCCGTCGAGTCTGCGCCGGATGCTCAGCCGATTGGGGGAGCGGAGGAGCGTCGATCAGTGCGGCGATATGATCGCCGCCTACGATCTCAACGCCGATGGAGTTCTCACGTTTGATGAGTTCAAGGTCATGATGGCGTCGTCACCCTCGGCGGCAGCGTGA